The Dunckerocampus dactyliophorus isolate RoL2022-P2 chromosome 16, RoL_Ddac_1.1, whole genome shotgun sequence genome includes a window with the following:
- the rapgef6 gene encoding rap guanine nucleotide exchange factor 6 isoform X9, which yields MIVLPADLNKMHLTDHAHQQVTHVPPSQSGCSIASDSGSSSLSDIYQATESELGDVDLSGLPEAPVDSEEEEEEDEDLERASDALLSRDLVRECLEKDPADRNDDDIEQLLEFMHQLPAFANMTMLVRRELCSVMVFEVVEQAATVILHDKQELDLWYVILNGAVEIGHLDGRVETLCMGNSFGISPSLDKQHMNGEVRTKGDDCQFVCVAQEDYWRILNHVEKNTHKVEEEGEIVMVKEHRELDRSGTRKGHIVIKGTPERLIMHLVEEPSVVDPTYIEDFLLTYRTFLSSPMQVGRKLLEWFQMDVLRDTVTRIVLLWVNNHFNDFEGDMAMTRFLEDFEKLLESTKMKGHLRLLNIACAAKAKWRQITLQKASREAPLYFSVQGGSERGFGIFVESVEDGSKAAEAGLKRGDQIMEINGQNFENISFSKAVDIMRNNTHLSLTVKTNIFVFKELLSRIMHEKKNGGPHIPKIQEKKGNRFSIPDLPGDMEFPTDHKATRKMKANTVSGGRNKIRKMLEKTRFSILPPKPFRGLFGDGGLGQSQDDSIVGTKQCRHSVAIMPVPGNLSSSSPDLLQPASSVLDFSNPAALGLYYIPDQVIRVFKADQQSCYIIISKDTTAKDVVAHTVHEFGLLPSVDTYSLCEVSVSPEGVIKQRRLPDQLSKLADRIQLNGRYYLKNNMETETLCSDEDAQDLLRESQISLLQLSTMEVAAQLSMRDFELFRNIESTEYVDDLFKLDLSAESSNLKQFEEVINQETFWVATEILKEPNALKRMKTIKHFIKIALHCRECKNFNSMFAIISGLNLAPVARLRSSWEKLPSKYDKLFGDLQDVFDPSRNMAKYRNVLSGQSMQPPIIPLFPVVKKDLTFLHEGNDSTVDGLVNFEKLRMIAKEIRHVVRMTSANMDPALMFRQRKKRWKSLGSLSQGSTNSNILDVQGGAHKKRVRRSSLLNAKKLYEDAQMARKVKQYLSNLAVETDEEKHQIMSLQCEPTYTTISKNLSDRRSAKSDMSPVSLRSALPSGKTQNRVSQVLQVQVPLNPLRKKSTAKDVGPPNLSSPQVVKKPPVSSADEWSSKRPSDDTVSTVSSLHSSPTVSPQGSPRKVGGVAKAQTSSQMNLSGSSSSLTSDASTKASTVSLRSYGIGYALLPPGKADNLSDSSHSEISSRSSICSVDSVPAPGLDERCSNNVSGRTTAAASVSGASVGTPTPESAAATHLNVDYSQPSTSTSSAASRGYVTRASNFTASVSTEELTPDLTSLDSVADSGRGSWTSCSSNSHDSFQSLPPSSCRPWDHGIHGHPLALLPHLGGFKPTQPASFAVEADAAGRAATDLGSVELASLSRQSWASSGSLSDTYEGNYGTVKRRTAAEQPSLSSPTNEEGGQSTDPAYKTVTSSTDKGLIVYCITSPAKDERYRAPPPTPPGYQGLALGDLKDCVVLGGAPHPRPPHLRPPDYSVAMQRSKLLQSPAAAGSLAEARRLGRALGGHNHGGSPAIHLPAQETTDSEEDEHVSAV from the exons CTTCCTGCCGACCTCAATAAGATGCACCTGACAGACCACGCCCACCAGCAGGTGACGCACGTGCCCCCCAGCCAGTCGGGCTGCAGCATCGCCAGTGACTCGGGGAGCAGCAGCCTGTCTGACATCTACCAG GCCACAGAGAGCGAGCTGGGCGACGTGGACCTGTCCGGACTCCCCGAGGCCCCCGTGGACagcgaggaggaagaagaggaggacgaggacCTGGAGAGAGCCTCAGATGCGCTCCTCAGCCGGGACCTGGTCCGGGAGTGTCTGGAAAAAGACCCAGCCGACCGCAACGACGACGACATCG AGCAACTCCTGGAGTTCATGCACCAGCTGCCAGCCTTCGCCAACATGACCATGTTGGTGCGGCGCGAACTGTGCAGCGTGATGGTGTTTGAGGTGGTGGAGCAGGCCGCCACCGTCATTCTCCACGACAAGCAGGAG CTGGACCTCTGGTACGTCATCCTGAACGGGGCGGTGGAGATCGGCCACCTTGACGGCAGAGTGGAGACTCTCTGTATGGGCAACAGCTTTGGCATCTCACCCTCCCTGGACAAGCAGCACATGAACGGAGAAGTCCGCACCAAAGGGGACGACTGCCAG TTTGTGTGCGTGGCCCAGGAGGACTACTGGCGCATCCTCAACCACGTGGAGAAGAACACGCacaaggtggaggaggagggcgaGATCGTGATGGTAAAGGAGCACCGCGAGTTGGACCGCAGCGGCACCAGGAAGGGACACATCGTCATCAAG GGAACCCCTGAGCGTCTGATCATGCACCTGGTGGAGGAGCCCTCGGTGGTGGACCCCACCTACATCGAAGACTTCTTGCTCACCTACCGCACCTTCCTGTCCAGTCCCATGCAGGTGGGCAGGAAGCTGCTGGAATGGTTCCAGATGGATGTCCTGCGAGACACG GTCACGCGCATCGTGCTGCTGTGGGTCAACAACCACTTCAACGACTTTGAGGGCGACATGGCCATGACCCGCTTCCTGGAGGACTTTGAGAAGCTGCTGGAAAGCACG AAAATGAAAGGCCATTTGAGGCTGCTGAACATTGCGTGCGCGGCCAAGGCCAAGTGGCGACAGATTACACTGCAGAAGGCGTCCCGGGAGGCGCCGCTCTACTTCAGCGTGCAGGGCGGCAGTGAGCGGGGCTTCGGCATCTTCGTGGAGTCGGTGGAGGACGGGAGCAAGGCTGCCGAGGCGGGACTCAAGCGGGGAGACCAG ATCATGGAGATCAACGGGCAGAACTTTGAGAACATTTCTTTCTCCAAAGCCGTGGACATCATGAGGAACAACACGCACTTGTCCCTCACAGTCAAGACCAACATATTTG TCTTCAAGGAGCTCCTAAGCAGGATCATGCACGAGAAGAAGAACGGTGGCCCGCACATTCCCAAAATCCAGGAGAAGAAGGGCAACCGCTTCTCTATCCCGGACCTACCCGGAGACATGGAGTTCCCCACCGACCACAAGGCCACCAGGAAGATGAAGGCCAACACTGTGTCGGGGGGGCGCAACAAGATCAGGAAGATGCTGGAGAAGACGCGCTTCAGTATCCTGCCGCCCAAACCCTTCAG GGGCCTCTTTGG CGATGGAGGCTTGGGTCAGTCTCAGGACGACAGCATCGTGGGTACCAAGCAGTGTCGACACAGCGTGGCTATCATGCCCGTCCCTGGAAATCTGTCATCCAGCAGCCCAGACCTCCTCCAGCCGGCCTCCAGCGTCCTGGACTTCTCCAACCCTGCAG CACTGGGACTCTACT ACATCCCGGACCAGGTGATCCGTGTGTTCAAAGCTGACCAGCAGAGCTGCTACATCATCATCAGCAAGGACACCACTGCCAAGGACGTGGTGGCCCACACCGTCCACGAGTTCGGCCTCCTGCCGTCTGTCGACACCTACTCCCTTTGCGAGGTGTCCGTCAGCCCCGAGGGTGTCATCAAGCAGCGCCGCCTTCCTGACCAGCTCTCCAAACTGGCCGACCGCATCCAGCTGAACGGCAG GTACTACCTGAAAAACAACATGGAGACGGAGACATTGTGCTCGGACGAGGATGCTCAGGACCTGCTGCGAGAGAGTCAGATCTCGCTGCTTCAGCTCAGCACCATGGAGGTCGCCGCCCAGCTCTCCATGAGGGACTTTGAGCTCTTCAGGAACATTGAATCCACaga GTACGTTGACGACTTGTTCAAGCTGGACTTGTCGGCGGAGAGCAGCAACCTGAAGCAGTTTGAGGAGGTGATCAACCAGGAGACCTTCTGGGTGGCCACAGAGATCCTGAAGGAGCCCAACGCCTTAAAGAGGATGAAGACCATCAAGCATTTCATCAAGATCGCCCTGCACTGCCGGGAGTGCAAGAACTTCAACTCAATGTTTGCCATCATCAG CGGTCTGAACCTGGCCCCCGTGGCGCGGCTGCGGAGCTCGTGGGAGAAGCTGCCCAGCAAGTATGACAAGCTCTTCGGCGACCTGCAGGATGTCTTCGACCCGTCACGGAACATGGCCAAGTATCGCAACGTCCTGAGTGGCCAGAGCATGCAGCCACCCATCATCCCACTCTTCCCCGTCGTCAAGAAGGACCTCACCTTCCTACATGAAG GCAACGACTCCACCGTGGACGGCCTCGTCAACTTTGAGAAGCTGAGGATGATCGCCAAGGAGATCCGGCATGTGGTGAGGATGACGTCGGCCAACATGGACCCCGCCCTCATGTTCCGACAGAG GAAGAAGAGGTGGAAGAGTTTAGG GTCTCTGAGCCAGGGCAGCACCAACTCTAACATCCTGGACGTGCAGGGCGGCGCCCACAAGAAGCGCGTCCGCCGCAGCTCGCTGCTCAACGCCAAGAAGCTGTACGAGGACGCCCAGATGGCCCGCAAGGTCAAGCAGTACCTGTCCAACCTGGCGGTGGAGACGGACGAGGAGAAGCACCAGATTATGTCCCTACAGTGTGAGCCCACCTACACCACCA TTTCCAAGAACCTGAGCGACAGGCGGTCTGCCAAGTCGGacatgtctcctgtgtccctGCGGTCGGCTCTgccctcggggaagacccagaacaGGGTTTCACAAGTCCTCCAGGTGCAGGTCCCGCTGAACCCCCTGAGGAAGAAGAGTACTGCCAAAGACGTGGGCCCTCCCA ACTTGAGTTCCCCCCAGGTGGTGAAGAAGCCCCCTGTCAGCTCGGCAGACGAGTGGAGCTCCAAGAGACCCTCAGATGACACCGTCTCCACGGTCTCCTCCCTGCACTCCAGCCCGACCGTGTCGCCGCAGGGCTCGCCCCGCAAAG TGGGGGGCGTGGCCAAAGCACAGACCTCCAGCCAAATGAACCTGTCAGGATCTTCGTCGTCACTGACCAGCGACGCCAGCACCAAGGCGAGCACCGTCAGCCTGCGGAGCTACGGCATAG GTTATGCTCTGCTACCTCCCGGCAAAGCAGACAACTTGTCTGACTCGAGCCACAGTGAGATCTCGTCGCGCTCCAGCATCTGCTCCGTCGACTCTGTGCCCGCCCCCGGTCTTGACGAGCGCTGTAGCAACAACGTCAGCGGCAGAACGACCGCCGCCGCGTCTGTCAGCGGCGCGTCTGTTGGCACCCCGACCCCCGAGAGTGCGGCGGCGACGCACTTGAACGTCGACTACAGCCAGCCCAGCACGAG CACTTCGTCTGCGGCATCCCGAGGCTACGTGACGCGAGCCTCCAACTTCACGGCGTCCGTCTCCACGGAGGAGTTGACCCCCGACCTCACCTCCCTAGACTCGGTGGCCGACAGCGGGCGTGGCAGCTGGACGTCCTGCTCGTCCAACTCCCACGACTCTTTCCAGAGCCTCCCGCCCTCCTCCTGCCGCCCCTGGGACCACGGCATCCACGGACACCCGCTGGCCCTCCTCCCCCACCTGGGCGGCTTCAAACCCACGCAGCCGGCCTCATTCGCCGTCGAGGCAGACGCCGCTGGCCGCGCCGCTACGGACTTGGGCTCAGTTGAGCTGGCCAGCCTGTCGCGGCAGAGCTGGGCGTCGTCCGGGTCACTGTCGGACACCTACGAGGGAAATTACGGGACGGTCAAGCGGAGGACCGCTGCGGAGCAGCCGTCTTTGTCCTCGCCAACCAATGAAGAGGGAGGGCAAAGCACAGACCCCGCCTACAAAACGGTGACGTCGAGCACAGACAAGGGCCTGATAG TTTACTGCATCACCTCCCCCGCCAAGGATGAGCGTTACCGAGCCCCTCCTCCCACCCCTCCAGGCTACCAGGGTCTGGCTCTGGGGGACCTCAAAGACTGCGTGGTGCTGGGGGGCGCTCCACATCCCAGGCCCCCCCACCTGAGACCGCCAGACTACAGCGTGGCCATGCAGAGGAGTAAACTCCTGCAGAGCCCCGCGGCTGCCGGCAGCCTGGCCGAAGCTCGGAGGCTCGGCAGGGCCCTCGGGGGTCACAACCACGGCGGGTCGCCCGCCATCCACCTCCCGGCACAGGAGACAACGGACAGCGAGGAGG ATGAACACGTTTCGGCGGTGTAG